The Streptomyces sp. NBC_00162 genome window below encodes:
- the serC gene encoding phosphoserine transaminase: protein MAEIQIPADIKPADGRFGAGPSKVRTEALDALAATGTSLLGTSHRQAPVKNLVGSVRQGIRDLFSLPEGYEVILGNGGSTAFWDIATAGLIERKSQHLTFGEFSSKFATAAKLAPWLDAPSVISSEPGTHPEPVAEAGVDVYAYTHNETSTGVAAPIKRVAGADAGSLVLVDATSGAGGLPVDITETDVYYFAPQKSFASDGGLWLAAFSPAALERAARVHASGSRHIPEFFSLPTAIDNSLKNQTYNTPALSTLFLLNEQLEWMNSQGGLEFTTGRTAASARNLYGWAEASKYANPFVVDADKRSAVIGTIDFSDDIDAAAIAKVLRANGIVDTEPYRKLGRNQLRIAMFPAIDPADVQALTACIDHVIEKL from the coding sequence GTGGCTGAGATCCAGATTCCCGCTGACATCAAGCCCGCCGACGGACGCTTCGGCGCGGGCCCCTCCAAGGTGCGGACCGAGGCGCTGGACGCCCTCGCCGCCACCGGTACCTCCCTGCTCGGAACCTCACACCGCCAGGCCCCGGTCAAGAACCTGGTCGGCTCGGTCCGCCAGGGCATCCGGGACCTCTTCTCCCTCCCCGAGGGCTACGAGGTGATCCTGGGCAACGGCGGCTCCACCGCCTTCTGGGACATCGCGACCGCCGGTCTGATCGAGCGGAAGTCCCAGCACCTCACCTTCGGCGAGTTCTCCTCGAAGTTCGCCACGGCCGCGAAGCTCGCGCCGTGGCTGGACGCGCCGTCCGTGATCTCCTCCGAGCCGGGCACACACCCCGAGCCGGTGGCCGAGGCGGGCGTGGACGTGTACGCGTACACCCACAACGAGACCTCGACGGGTGTCGCGGCGCCCATCAAGCGCGTCGCGGGCGCGGACGCCGGTTCGCTCGTCCTGGTGGACGCGACCTCGGGCGCCGGCGGTCTGCCGGTGGACATCACCGAGACCGACGTCTACTACTTCGCCCCGCAGAAGTCCTTCGCCTCGGACGGCGGCCTGTGGCTGGCCGCGTTCTCCCCCGCCGCCCTGGAGCGCGCCGCGCGCGTGCACGCCTCCGGCAGCCGGCACATCCCGGAGTTCTTCTCGCTGCCGACGGCGATCGACAACTCGCTGAAGAACCAGACGTACAACACCCCGGCGCTGTCCACCCTCTTCCTGCTGAACGAGCAGCTGGAGTGGATGAACAGCCAGGGCGGTCTGGAGTTCACGACCGGGCGTACGGCGGCCAGCGCGCGCAACCTGTACGGCTGGGCCGAGGCCTCGAAGTACGCGAACCCGTTCGTCGTGGACGCCGACAAGCGCTCCGCCGTCATCGGCACGATCGACTTCTCGGACGACATCGACGCGGCGGCCATCGCCAAGGTGCTGCGCGCCAACGGGATCGTGGACACCGAGCCGTACCGCAAGCTCGGCCGCAACCAGCTCCGCATCGCGATGTTCCCGGCGATCGACCCGGCGGACGTGCAGGCGCTGACCGCGTGCATCGACCACGTGATCGAGAAGCTCTAA
- a CDS encoding FAD-binding and (Fe-S)-binding domain-containing protein codes for MTTPGELERTLRAELRGEVDFGAAARALVTMDASNYRRVPVGVVSPRDADDVAAALRVCAGAGVPVVPRGGGTSIAGQATGVGVVLDLTRHMNALVSVDPAARTAVVQPGLVLDRLREAVRPYGLTFGPDPSTHSRCTLGGMIGNNACGAHSVAWGTTADNVAELAVTAYGGTVHRIGTGWPGAPRGLQELVEGNLAVLRTGMAGGFSRRISGYGGLDALLPERGVQLARAFCGSEGTLGVVTEAVVRLVELPPAPVLVVLGYGDESAAADAAAGLLPYRPLTVEGMAQDLVRGAVGLPRGGAWLFVEMRDEGAARELVRGADALDAVLVTDPAGQRALWRIREDAAGTATRMPGGDMAWPGWEDCAVPPARLGAYLREFRALLAAHGLRGSPYGHFGEGCVHVRIDFDLVSAEGVARFRAFSSDMADLVVAHGGSLSGEHGDGQARAELLPRMYGDEVVRLFGAYKDVWDPAGGMNPGMLVRPARLDENLRFAVLPQTPFAGDVARCVGVAKCRSADTGGPGVMCPSYRATGEERHSTRGRARLLHEMLAGEVVRDGWRSAEVAEALDLCLGCKGCLSDCPVGVDMAFYKAEFLHHHWAGRVRPLAHYALGGLPDWLRLIARLRGARVANVLARLVRVPGLARERALPPLAAEPFTRRWRRSAARGPAPAPVPAPVPSPVPAPSPVVTLWPDTFTEYLTPEVGRAAVRVLEAAGLTVTVPTGQVCCALTYVSTGRLDRARKVLHRTLDAIGEIQGPVVVLEPSCAAALRTDLPALLPGDPRARQLAAAVRTFAETLEEHAPHWQPPRLDRPVTGQTHCHQHAVLGDAADRRLRERAGLTGELSGGCCGLAGNFGFEPGHHEVSVACAQEQLLPSLRAAPRDAVVQADGFSCRTQIAQLGGVRARHLAELLAEGLDGG; via the coding sequence GTGACGACACCCGGGGAACTCGAACGGACCTTGCGGGCGGAGCTGCGCGGGGAGGTGGACTTCGGTGCCGCGGCCCGGGCGCTGGTGACCATGGACGCCTCGAACTACCGGCGCGTGCCGGTCGGCGTGGTCAGCCCGCGCGACGCCGACGACGTGGCGGCCGCGCTGCGCGTGTGCGCCGGGGCCGGGGTCCCGGTCGTCCCGCGCGGCGGCGGGACCTCCATCGCCGGCCAGGCCACGGGGGTGGGCGTGGTGCTCGACCTCACCCGGCACATGAACGCCCTGGTCTCCGTGGACCCGGCCGCGCGCACCGCCGTCGTGCAGCCCGGGCTGGTCCTGGACCGGCTGCGGGAGGCGGTGCGCCCGTACGGCCTGACCTTCGGCCCGGACCCCTCCACGCACTCCCGCTGCACCCTCGGCGGCATGATCGGCAACAACGCGTGCGGGGCCCACTCGGTGGCCTGGGGGACCACCGCGGACAACGTGGCCGAGCTGGCGGTGACGGCGTACGGGGGCACGGTCCACCGGATCGGGACGGGCTGGCCGGGGGCGCCGCGGGGCCTGCAGGAGCTGGTCGAGGGGAACCTGGCGGTGCTGCGCACCGGGATGGCGGGCGGCTTCTCCCGGCGGATCTCCGGTTACGGGGGACTGGACGCGCTGCTGCCCGAGCGGGGTGTGCAGCTCGCGCGGGCGTTCTGCGGGAGCGAGGGCACGCTCGGGGTGGTCACCGAGGCGGTGGTGCGCCTGGTGGAACTGCCGCCCGCGCCGGTGCTGGTGGTCCTGGGGTACGGAGACGAGAGCGCGGCGGCGGACGCGGCCGCCGGGCTGCTGCCGTACCGGCCGCTCACGGTGGAGGGGATGGCGCAGGACCTGGTGCGCGGGGCCGTGGGACTGCCGAGGGGCGGGGCCTGGCTGTTCGTGGAGATGCGGGACGAGGGCGCGGCGCGGGAGCTCGTACGGGGCGCCGACGCGCTCGACGCGGTGCTGGTCACCGACCCGGCGGGGCAGCGGGCGCTGTGGCGGATCCGGGAGGACGCGGCGGGCACGGCGACGCGGATGCCGGGAGGGGACATGGCCTGGCCCGGGTGGGAGGACTGCGCGGTGCCGCCGGCCCGGCTGGGGGCGTACCTGCGGGAGTTCCGCGCCCTGCTGGCGGCACACGGGCTGCGCGGATCCCCGTACGGGCACTTCGGCGAGGGCTGCGTGCACGTACGGATCGACTTCGACCTGGTGTCGGCGGAAGGGGTCGCCCGCTTCCGGGCCTTCTCGTCCGACATGGCGGATCTGGTGGTGGCGCACGGGGGCTCGCTGTCCGGGGAGCACGGGGACGGGCAGGCGCGGGCGGAGCTGCTGCCGAGGATGTACGGGGACGAGGTGGTGCGGCTGTTCGGCGCGTACAAGGACGTGTGGGACCCGGCGGGCGGGATGAACCCGGGGATGCTGGTCCGGCCGGCGCGCCTCGACGAGAACCTCCGCTTCGCGGTCCTGCCGCAGACGCCCTTCGCGGGGGACGTGGCCCGGTGCGTGGGCGTCGCGAAGTGCCGTTCGGCGGACACCGGCGGGCCGGGGGTGATGTGCCCGTCGTACCGGGCCACGGGGGAGGAGCGGCACTCCACGCGGGGTCGGGCCCGGCTGCTGCACGAGATGCTGGCGGGGGAGGTCGTACGGGACGGCTGGCGCTCGGCGGAGGTCGCCGAGGCGCTGGACCTGTGCCTGGGCTGCAAGGGGTGCCTCAGCGACTGCCCGGTGGGCGTGGACATGGCCTTTTACAAGGCGGAGTTCCTGCACCACCACTGGGCGGGCCGCGTCCGCCCGCTCGCGCACTATGCCCTGGGAGGCCTGCCGGACTGGCTCCGCCTGATCGCCCGCCTGCGCGGGGCGCGGGTGGCGAACGTGCTGGCGCGGTTGGTCCGCGTCCCGGGCCTGGCCAGGGAACGGGCGCTGCCGCCCCTTGCGGCCGAGCCGTTCACGCGCCGGTGGCGTCGTTCAGCCGCGCGGGGCCCCGCCCCGGCCCCTGTCCCGGCCCCTGTCCCGTCCCCCGTCCCAGCCCCGTCCCCCGTCGTGACCCTCTGGCCGGACACGTTCACCGAGTACCTGACCCCCGAGGTCGGCCGTGCGGCGGTCCGCGTCCTGGAGGCCGCCGGCCTCACCGTCACCGTCCCCACGGGCCAGGTGTGCTGCGCACTGACCTACGTCTCCACCGGCCGCCTCGACCGCGCCCGCAAGGTCCTCCACCGCACCCTGGACGCCATCGGCGAAATCCAGGGCCCCGTCGTGGTCCTGGAACCCAGCTGCGCCGCGGCCCTGCGCACCGACCTGCCCGCCCTGCTCCCCGGCGACCCCCGGGCCAGGCAGCTGGCGGCAGCCGTCCGCACCTTCGCCGAGACCCTGGAGGAGCACGCGCCGCACTGGCAGCCGCCCCGCCTCGACCGGCCGGTGACCGGGCAGACCCACTGCCATCAGCACGCGGTGCTCGGCGACGCCGCCGACCGGCGGCTGCGGGAGCGGGCCGGGCTCACCGGCGAGCTCAGCGGCGGCTGCTGCGGCCTGGCCGGCAACTTCGGCTTCGAGCCGGGCCACCACGAGGTGTCGGTGGCGTGCGCGCAGGAGCAGCTGCTCCCGTCGCTGCGCGCGGCTCCGCGGGACGCCGTGGTCCAGGCCGACGGGTTCTCCTGCCGCACCCAGATCGCCCAGCTGGGCGGAGTCCGGGCCCGCCACCTGGCAGAACTCCTGGCCGAGGGACTGGACGGCGGGTGA